Proteins from one Oscillatoria nigro-viridis PCC 7112 genomic window:
- a CDS encoding endonuclease/exonuclease/phosphatase family protein codes for MVKVITINILCERESWTQRRELLVEGLAAQQADLIGLQEVMLPEDNSAWLAQQLNMPYVQLVPYKGPDNYGAAILSRYPFIQQETLDLGSQGRVAQYVQVEVDGQQLVFCNGHYYWYPGPHPERVKQVQLLKDWLGKLPPALPIVALGDFNGMPQTPAIALMRERFTSAYAAYHGREPEYTCPTPLKKQRSWQYKLVKYIFNSWLNRTLRPWHGTLDYIFINQHLRVRDCQLILTSPAPNDRNLYPSDHFGIAAELEIVRELS; via the coding sequence GTGGTCAAAGTCATCACGATCAACATACTGTGTGAAAGGGAATCGTGGACGCAGCGACGGGAACTTTTGGTAGAGGGTTTGGCAGCACAACAGGCAGATTTAATCGGTCTGCAAGAGGTTATGCTTCCAGAAGACAACAGCGCTTGGTTGGCACAGCAACTGAATATGCCTTACGTGCAGCTAGTACCCTACAAAGGCCCAGACAATTACGGCGCGGCAATTCTCAGCCGTTATCCATTCATCCAACAAGAAACCCTTGACTTGGGAAGTCAGGGACGGGTAGCACAATACGTGCAAGTTGAAGTGGACGGTCAGCAACTTGTATTTTGTAATGGGCATTATTACTGGTATCCAGGTCCCCATCCCGAACGGGTCAAACAGGTGCAGTTGCTTAAAGACTGGCTAGGTAAATTACCGCCCGCTCTGCCAATCGTAGCTTTAGGGGATTTTAACGGGATGCCGCAGACACCAGCGATCGCACTGATGCGCGAACGATTTACCTCAGCTTACGCCGCATACCACGGTCGCGAGCCAGAGTATACCTGTCCCACCCCCTTAAAAAAACAGCGCAGTTGGCAGTACAAGCTAGTCAAATACATATTCAACTCCTGGCTTAACCGCACTTTGCGACCTTGGCACGGTACCCTCGACTACATATTTATCAACCAGCACCTGCGCGTACGCGATTGCCAGCTCATTCTGACTTCCCCTGCTCCCAATGACCGCAACCTGTACCCCTCCGACCATTTTGGCATTGCTGCTGAACTTGAAATAGTCAGAGAATTATCTTGA
- a CDS encoding class I SAM-dependent methyltransferase, whose translation MWDERYSAQEYVYGTNPNEFLAANFSSIPKGKVLSLAEGEGRNAVFLAKQGYSVTAVDASIVGLNKARKLAEENGVVVEFIHANLADYDLGENQWDGIVSIFCPLPSSTRKQLHKKVEAGLKPNGVFLLEAYTPDQLKHGTGGGNSVDSMQSKESLSLELAGLKFMHLIELERDVVEGIYHTGIGAVVQAIASKEI comes from the coding sequence ATGTGGGATGAAAGATACAGCGCCCAAGAGTACGTATATGGCACAAACCCGAACGAGTTTTTGGCAGCAAACTTCAGCAGTATTCCAAAAGGTAAAGTTCTGAGCTTGGCCGAAGGAGAAGGGCGGAATGCCGTTTTCCTTGCTAAACAGGGTTACTCTGTAACCGCTGTAGATGCCTCTATAGTTGGTTTGAATAAGGCCAGAAAGTTAGCCGAGGAGAACGGGGTGGTTGTTGAGTTTATTCATGCTAATCTAGCAGATTATGATTTAGGCGAGAATCAATGGGACGGAATTGTATCTATATTTTGTCCGTTGCCCTCTTCAACAAGAAAACAACTTCATAAAAAAGTTGAAGCAGGCTTAAAGCCAAACGGTGTGTTTCTGCTTGAGGCTTATACACCCGATCAGTTGAAGCATGGTACTGGCGGCGGCAATTCAGTAGATTCGATGCAATCTAAAGAATCTTTAAGCCTTGAGTTAGCTGGCTTAAAGTTTATGCATCTAATTGAGCTTGAGCGTGATGTAGTAGAAGGTATTTATCACACTGGCATTGGCGCAGTAGTTCAGGCGATAGCATCAAAAGAAATATAA
- a CDS encoding Hsp20/alpha crystallin family protein produces MLMRYWQPFTEIETLRQQLDKVFDQRAATRDNSEAAWMPALELVDAGDNFVLKAQLPGIDPKDIDVQVTREAISISGERRCENTDEKSGYVRSEFRYGKFHRVLSLPAHIQNDSVQAECKHGILTLTLPKVTEARNKVVKINLAEIAGASTNPALEQANQ; encoded by the coding sequence ATGTTGATGCGCTATTGGCAACCCTTCACAGAAATTGAAACGCTCCGCCAGCAACTCGATAAAGTTTTTGACCAACGGGCAGCAACGAGAGATAACTCAGAAGCAGCTTGGATGCCAGCTTTGGAATTGGTTGATGCTGGGGACAACTTCGTATTAAAAGCGCAACTGCCTGGAATTGACCCCAAAGACATTGACGTTCAAGTCACTCGCGAAGCAATTTCTATCTCTGGCGAACGCCGCTGCGAAAACACAGACGAAAAATCTGGCTACGTCCGCTCTGAATTCCGCTACGGCAAATTCCACCGGGTGCTTTCCTTGCCGGCACACATTCAAAACGACTCCGTGCAAGCTGAATGCAAACATGGCATTCTAACGCTAACACTGCCCAAAGTGACTGAAGCTCGCAATAAAGTCGTCAAGATTAATTTGGCCGAAATTGCTGGAGCTTCAACGAATCCGGCCCTGGAACAGGCTAACCAATAA
- a CDS encoding IS630 family transposase, which translates to MPAKNHLNSKQIDQLQKALKEEEKANIRERILILLLLNDGKTQSKIAEFLGCSINKVSYWCMKGDPDNLESLIDERMKGNHKKATDQYIEILLETIEKDPQELGYDFGRWTAQRLATYLEESTGIKLSGGQVRRILKQKKYVYIWAKYSLESKRNPEKRTAFKIKIAEYLKTEKESPERLQVWFWDESGFSLRVTRRKNWCKKGSRKKVRGDRRKGRVNVMGGVRNSDKKRWVEFLKKGNSYNFYQVLKLFYEELINEWVSAGHQASEFAKKGAKIVIVLDNASFHKKEEYLQIIETEMPNLHLEFLPEYSPDYNLIELVWHSAKEYIANRLFTSIEELEYLLHRLLNEGQLIIKWNRKIKNKGNACITV; encoded by the coding sequence ATGCCAGCCAAAAACCATCTCAATTCCAAACAAATAGATCAACTACAGAAAGCCTTAAAAGAGGAAGAAAAAGCCAATATTAGAGAAAGGATTCTGATTTTATTATTGCTAAATGACGGAAAAACACAATCTAAAATCGCTGAATTTTTGGGTTGTTCAATAAATAAAGTATCTTATTGGTGTATGAAGGGAGACCCCGACAATCTAGAAAGTCTAATAGATGAAAGGATGAAGGGAAATCACAAAAAAGCCACCGATCAATATATAGAGATATTATTAGAAACTATAGAGAAAGACCCTCAAGAACTAGGATATGATTTTGGACGATGGACAGCGCAGAGATTAGCAACATACTTAGAGGAATCCACAGGGATAAAATTAAGTGGAGGACAAGTTCGGAGGATATTAAAGCAAAAAAAGTATGTTTACATCTGGGCAAAGTATAGTTTGGAATCAAAGAGAAATCCCGAAAAAAGAACAGCGTTTAAAATAAAGATAGCCGAATATTTAAAAACAGAAAAAGAATCCCCAGAACGATTACAGGTATGGTTTTGGGACGAGAGTGGATTTAGTTTAAGAGTCACCCGAAGAAAGAACTGGTGTAAAAAAGGAAGCCGAAAAAAGGTCAGAGGAGACCGAAGAAAAGGCAGAGTTAATGTAATGGGAGGAGTGAGGAATTCGGATAAAAAAAGGTGGGTAGAATTCCTCAAAAAAGGCAATTCATATAATTTTTATCAAGTGCTAAAACTATTTTATGAAGAGCTAATTAATGAATGGGTATCAGCAGGTCATCAAGCCTCAGAATTTGCTAAAAAAGGAGCGAAAATAGTGATTGTTCTGGATAATGCTAGTTTTCATAAGAAAGAAGAGTACCTGCAAATAATTGAAACAGAAATGCCTAATCTTCATTTAGAATTCCTCCCCGAATACAGCCCAGACTATAACTTAATTGAATTAGTATGGCATTCGGCAAAAGAATATATTGCCAATCGACTTTTTACATCTATTGAAGAGCTAGAGTATTTATTGCACCGCCTCTTAAATGAAGGGCAATTAATAATTAAATGGAATCGCAAAATCAAAAATAAGGGCAATGCTTGTATCACAGTTTAA
- a CDS encoding hybrid sensor histidine kinase/response regulator, producing MNVEGTHSLNDREELTVNFPQELCTDCQALEARRFAVIVDRMAEAFISINSEWHCTYANHKAEQLLNRKRQHLIGKNIWTIFSIDLTSELYKYCHQAIATPTAIEFEEHYPSLNKWLRIRLIKSEDGLLIYFQDTTETSILDRQLKAEIAKCQEVKATLQKEQDFLKAILNNVQAGIVACDADGILTVFNQAAKDFHGLPQQPVPPTQWAQYYNLYLPDGKTPMNTEDIPLFQALQGHNVRDLEMMIVPQQGTARMLLATGQAIIAANGEKQGAVVVMHDITKPKQVETALREGEAQLSSIFQTIPDGITILDSTGEIIAANKAAERILRLIPSDIVERGYNAPSWFITTVEGHPFPEEELPFARVMQTGEPVYGIEQAISHADGTRTILSINASPLFDAEGQIINIIAAFSDITERKQTEDERVQLVQEQAARAVAENSQQQSAFLAQVSAVLSSSLEYEQTLQSVAKLAVPYFADWCSVDLVNDDRTIDRVAVAHCDPEKVKFGWELAQRFPRHLDDGYGIAKVIQTGQIEIGIEITDEQLVAAVSNAEYLEIIRGVGLKSCIIAPLQARGRVLGSITFVFTESDRRYRLEDIALAEDLAQRAAIAIDNARLYNETQQAKLAAELAANRTARLLAVMTALSESLTSAQVAQVIIEQGMSALGASCGLVAVLNQDASELEIIQAIGYEHVGEFPRSFSIHAPYPLAEAVRTGQPAWLETIENRIARYPDLAQAYAKVGSKAWISVPLLIEGQAVGGLSLSFSTVPQLSESDRAFVLALAQQSAQSIDRARLYESESQARAQSEAANRIKDEFLAVLSHELRTPLNPILGWTRLLRRGNLDSSKTAVALETIERNTKLQVQLIEDLLDISRILQGKLSLDSTPINLKTTLKAAIETVSLAAEAKNIQIETQVEPNVGDVLGDATRLQQVVWNLLTNAIKFTPTGGRVEVELKTIDSYAQIQVRDTGKGIKREFIPYVFDTFRQADSSITRTFGGLGLGLAIVHHVVELHGGTVKAESFGEGQGARFTVTLPLLARSNDANSDRKDNLSVNARTSPLARLCILTVDDEIDNLELVQCILEQAGATVFSVSSATDALQQLTKIKPDVLIADIGMPQMDGYMLIRQVRQLSTQEGGEIPAIALTAYAGETNQQQALAAGFQRHLPKPVEPETLVETIELLLPQIE from the coding sequence ATGAATGTAGAAGGTACACACTCCTTGAACGATCGAGAAGAGCTTACTGTAAATTTTCCTCAAGAGCTATGTACGGACTGCCAAGCACTCGAAGCACGACGATTTGCGGTGATAGTCGATCGCATGGCTGAGGCTTTTATTTCTATTAATTCAGAGTGGCACTGCACCTATGCCAACCATAAAGCAGAGCAGCTTTTAAACAGGAAGCGGCAACACCTAATCGGCAAAAATATATGGACTATATTTTCGATCGATCTTACCTCGGAGCTATATAAGTATTGTCATCAAGCGATCGCAACGCCAACGGCGATCGAGTTTGAAGAACACTACCCCTCACTCAACAAGTGGTTGAGAATTCGCCTCATCAAGAGTGAAGATGGCTTACTTATTTACTTTCAAGACACGACTGAAACATCTATACTCGATCGACAATTGAAAGCCGAAATAGCCAAGTGCCAGGAGGTGAAAGCCACTCTTCAGAAAGAACAGGACTTTTTGAAGGCAATTTTAAACAACGTTCAAGCTGGCATTGTCGCTTGCGATGCCGATGGCATATTGACGGTATTTAACCAAGCCGCTAAAGATTTTCATGGATTACCTCAGCAGCCAGTTCCACCGACTCAATGGGCGCAGTATTATAACTTGTATTTGCCCGACGGCAAAACACCCATGAATACAGAGGATATTCCCCTGTTTCAGGCATTGCAAGGACACAACGTTCGCGATCTGGAAATGATGATTGTTCCGCAGCAGGGAACTGCGCGAATGCTGTTAGCAACTGGACAGGCAATTATTGCCGCCAACGGCGAAAAACAGGGTGCAGTTGTCGTGATGCACGACATTACAAAACCCAAGCAGGTAGAAACTGCTCTGCGTGAGGGTGAAGCGCAATTATCGAGCATCTTCCAAACTATTCCTGATGGCATCACCATTCTAGATTCTACCGGGGAGATTATTGCAGCAAATAAGGCAGCAGAGAGGATTTTAAGATTGATTCCCAGCGACATTGTGGAGCGAGGCTATAACGCTCCATCCTGGTTCATTACAACCGTGGAGGGTCATCCTTTCCCAGAAGAGGAACTGCCGTTTGCGCGGGTGATGCAAACAGGTGAGCCTGTTTATGGTATTGAACAGGCCATTAGCCATGCCGATGGAACTCGCACGATTCTCTCGATCAATGCTTCCCCTTTGTTTGACGCAGAGGGACAAATTATCAATATTATTGCTGCTTTCAGCGACATTACTGAACGCAAGCAAACCGAAGACGAACGAGTACAGCTTGTTCAAGAACAGGCAGCCCGTGCTGTAGCAGAGAATTCTCAACAACAATCAGCATTTTTAGCCCAAGTGAGTGCTGTCCTTTCCTCTTCGCTAGAGTACGAACAAACTCTCCAAAGCGTTGCAAAGCTGGCCGTTCCTTATTTTGCAGATTGGTGCAGTGTAGATCTAGTGAATGACGATCGCACAATCGATCGGGTTGCAGTTGCTCATTGCGATCCCGAAAAAGTGAAGTTTGGCTGGGAGTTGGCTCAACGCTTTCCCAGACATCTCGATGATGGGTATGGCATTGCTAAAGTCATACAAACAGGACAGATTGAAATTGGGATTGAGATTACAGATGAACAGTTAGTTGCTGCAGTGTCAAATGCTGAATACCTGGAAATCATACGTGGAGTTGGGTTAAAGTCCTGCATCATTGCACCGCTACAGGCACGCGGGCGCGTGTTGGGTAGCATTACCTTTGTGTTTACTGAATCCGATCGCCGCTATCGCCTGGAAGACATTGCCCTGGCTGAAGATTTGGCTCAGCGAGCAGCGATCGCCATTGATAATGCTCGTCTTTATAATGAAACACAACAAGCGAAATTAGCCGCCGAACTCGCTGCTAACCGGACGGCTCGACTGCTGGCGGTGATGACGGCTTTGTCTGAATCGCTAACCTCGGCTCAAGTGGCTCAGGTCATTATTGAACAGGGAATGTCTGCACTGGGAGCAAGTTGTGGTTTGGTTGCGGTATTAAACCAGGATGCAAGCGAACTGGAGATTATTCAAGCGATCGGGTACGAGCACGTAGGAGAATTTCCGCGCAGTTTTTCGATTCATGCACCCTATCCTCTGGCAGAAGCCGTGCGAACTGGGCAACCTGCTTGGCTAGAAACTATCGAAAACCGAATTGCCCGTTATCCTGATTTAGCCCAAGCTTATGCCAAGGTTGGTTCAAAAGCCTGGATTTCGGTACCCTTGTTGATTGAAGGACAAGCCGTGGGTGGACTGTCGCTGAGTTTTTCAACCGTTCCCCAGCTTTCCGAGAGCGATCGGGCTTTCGTTTTGGCACTGGCACAGCAGTCGGCGCAGTCGATCGACCGAGCACGGCTCTACGAGTCAGAATCGCAAGCACGGGCACAATCCGAAGCAGCTAACCGAATTAAAGATGAGTTCTTAGCTGTCTTGTCCCACGAATTGCGAACTCCGTTGAATCCGATTCTGGGTTGGACTCGGCTGCTGCGAAGGGGAAACCTAGATTCCAGCAAGACGGCGGTAGCTCTCGAAACAATTGAACGCAATACCAAGTTGCAAGTTCAACTGATTGAGGATTTGCTGGATATTTCTCGCATTCTGCAAGGCAAGCTGAGTTTGGACTCTACTCCTATTAATTTGAAAACAACTCTGAAAGCTGCGATCGAAACAGTTAGTTTAGCGGCCGAAGCGAAAAACATTCAAATTGAAACTCAGGTAGAACCCAATGTGGGCGATGTGTTAGGAGATGCTACCCGATTGCAACAGGTTGTCTGGAATTTGCTCACCAATGCCATTAAGTTCACTCCAACTGGAGGTCGAGTTGAAGTTGAGCTAAAAACGATTGATTCCTATGCTCAAATTCAAGTCAGGGATACAGGGAAAGGGATTAAGCGAGAATTTATTCCCTATGTCTTTGACACATTTCGACAAGCCGATAGCAGTATTACGAGAACATTTGGTGGGTTAGGGCTGGGATTAGCGATCGTGCATCACGTCGTTGAGCTACATGGTGGAACTGTCAAAGCCGAAAGTTTTGGGGAAGGACAGGGAGCAAGATTTACGGTCACACTTCCCTTACTAGCCAGGAGCAATGATGCAAACAGCGATCGCAAGGACAATCTATCAGTCAATGCTCGCACTTCACCCTTGGCTAGATTATGTATCCTGACCGTCGATGACGAAATAGACAATTTAGAATTAGTTCAATGTATCTTGGAGCAAGCGGGAGCCACCGTGTTCTCTGTATCTTCAGCAACAGATGCGCTACAACAACTCACTAAAATTAAGCCAGATGTTTTGATTGCTGATATTGGAATGCCACAAATGGATGGCTATATGTTGATCCGTCAAGTCAGACAACTATCCACACAGGAGGGAGGAGAGATTCCCGCGATCGCCCTGACAGCGTATGCAGGCGAGACAAATCAACAGCAAGCACTAGCAGCGGGATTTCAAAGGCATCTTCCCAAGCCTGTCGAGCCTGAAACGTTAGTGGAGACAATTGAGCTATTGCTTCCTCAAATCGAGTAA
- a CDS encoding helix-turn-helix transcriptional regulator: MEAKDRETITLKNLRESANLTQPELSRRMGVGIRIIGDWERGESIPRFDRVIALARELGVPLKTLARCMGLDVANIPDDLPALSVLHLSGEVKKRGIVKQASCSVAENSEEKEKSPLRLLREQAGLTRPQVKQHIGVSERMQADWESGKSMPTVENLAALANLYQVSLKTMFEVLGLDVTKIPDDLPSRSPSPNDN; encoded by the coding sequence ATGGAAGCTAAAGATCGAGAAACCATAACCTTGAAAAACCTTAGAGAAAGTGCAAATTTGACCCAACCTGAACTTAGTCGTCGAATGGGGGTAGGAATTCGCATTATTGGCGATTGGGAACGAGGAGAATCCATTCCTCGCTTCGATCGCGTCATTGCTCTGGCGCGCGAGCTAGGCGTACCTCTAAAAACACTTGCTAGATGTATGGGATTAGACGTAGCCAACATTCCCGATGACCTACCAGCATTAAGTGTACTTCATCTTTCTGGGGAGGTCAAGAAGCGAGGAATAGTGAAACAAGCTTCATGTAGTGTCGCAGAAAATTCAGAAGAAAAGGAAAAGTCTCCATTAAGGCTTCTCAGAGAACAAGCTGGCCTAACCCGCCCTCAAGTCAAACAACATATCGGCGTTTCTGAGCGGATGCAAGCTGACTGGGAATCAGGAAAGTCCATGCCAACTGTTGAAAACCTAGCTGCACTGGCTAACCTGTACCAGGTTTCTCTAAAAACTATGTTTGAGGTTTTAGGATTAGACGTAACCAAAATTCCCGATGACTTACCAAGTCGATCGCCCTCGCCGAACGACAACTAA
- a CDS encoding helix-turn-helix transcriptional regulator, which yields MPRKKQTQESKDIPALQILREAVGLSQAALAKQIPDKTGAKTLSQQAISNWERGLDQPELTIAQMKALCKALGKTLNDLPNDLGPPNPD from the coding sequence ATGCCCCGAAAGAAACAAACTCAAGAGTCCAAAGATATACCAGCACTGCAAATCTTGCGGGAGGCTGTGGGTTTATCGCAAGCAGCTTTAGCAAAACAAATTCCCGACAAAACGGGCGCAAAAACCCTAAGCCAACAAGCAATCAGTAACTGGGAGCGAGGACTAGACCAACCAGAACTGACCATTGCTCAAATGAAAGCCCTTTGCAAAGCTTTGGGAAAAACGCTTAACGATTTACCAAACGACTTAGGCCCACCAAATCCCGACTGA
- the arfB gene encoding alternative ribosome rescue aminoacyl-tRNA hydrolase ArfB, translated as MLQISNTVFLDDREIEISAIRSQGAGGQNVNKVASAIHLRFDIPASSLPDRYKQRLLQINDQRITSEGVIVIKAQEHRSQEQNREEALRRLQELIKSAIVIPKRRKPSKATRSSQRKRLDSKTKRGQIKALRAKITD; from the coding sequence ATGCTGCAAATTTCTAATACTGTGTTCCTGGACGATCGCGAAATCGAGATTAGTGCGATTCGCTCTCAAGGCGCGGGGGGACAAAATGTAAATAAGGTGGCGAGTGCGATTCACTTGCGCTTTGATATCCCAGCTTCTTCATTGCCCGATCGCTACAAGCAGCGTTTGTTGCAAATCAACGACCAGCGCATCACTTCCGAAGGTGTGATTGTCATCAAAGCCCAGGAACACCGCAGCCAGGAACAAAACCGGGAGGAGGCTTTGAGACGGCTGCAAGAACTGATTAAAAGTGCGATCGTCATACCGAAAAGGCGCAAACCCAGCAAAGCAACTCGTAGTTCCCAGCGCAAGCGTCTCGACAGCAAAACCAAGCGAGGGCAGATTAAAGCTCTGAGAGCGAAAATTACGGATTGA
- a CDS encoding restriction endonuclease, which translates to MLDFILVAAIVFAAVNMIWEWVDTWKEEEPRKCLSDSGILEVDEMTGKEFENFLAFHFINCGYIVNLTKDSQDYGADIILYKDGSKTVVQAKRTKRPVGIKAVQEVAGAVRYYKGNKAIVITNNRFTKNAYNLADSNQVELWDRKRLMEFILIAKNCSK; encoded by the coding sequence ATGTTAGATTTTATATTAGTAGCCGCTATCGTTTTCGCTGCGGTAAATATGATTTGGGAATGGGTAGATACATGGAAAGAAGAAGAGCCAAGAAAATGTTTATCAGACAGTGGCATTCTGGAAGTGGATGAAATGACTGGCAAAGAGTTTGAAAACTTTCTAGCTTTCCATTTTATCAACTGTGGTTATATTGTTAATTTAACTAAAGACAGTCAAGATTATGGAGCCGATATAATTTTGTACAAAGATGGGTCAAAAACGGTGGTTCAAGCAAAAAGAACCAAAAGACCAGTTGGTATTAAAGCCGTTCAAGAAGTAGCAGGAGCGGTCAGATATTACAAAGGAAATAAAGCCATAGTAATCACCAACAACAGATTTACAAAAAATGCTTACAACCTTGCTGATTCTAACCAAGTAGAGTTATGGGATAGAAAAAGACTCATGGAATTCATCCTGATAGCTAAGAATTGTAGTAAATAA
- the gnd gene encoding decarboxylating NADP(+)-dependent phosphogluconate dehydrogenase, whose translation MTKQNFGLIGLAVMGENLALNVESRGFSVAVYNRTAAKTDDFMALRAPGKNIVGTKTLTEFVDALETPRRILVMVQAGKPVDAVIDQLKPMLSPGDMIIDGGNSLYDDTERRTKDLESIGLGFVGMGISGGEEGALNGASLMPGGTRTAYGLLEPILTKIAAQVDDGPCVTFIGPGGAGHYVKMVHNGIEYGDMQLIAEAYDLLKNVGGLNGKQLQEVFAEWNTTDELNSFLIEITANIFKYIDPETKQPLVEVIMDAAGQKGTGRWTVMSALELGVSIPTIIAAVNARIMSSYKDERVKASQALTGPSGKYEGDTKEFVNKVRDALYCSKICSYAQGMALLSAASKSYNYDLSLSEISRIWKGGCIIRAGFLDKIKKAFKDDPALPNLLLAPEFKQSILDRQSAWRDVLATACQLGIAVPAFSASLDYFDSYRRERLPQNLTQAQRDYFGAHTYERTDKPRGEFFHSEWTHAAEESLQTGTTD comes from the coding sequence ATGACAAAGCAAAATTTTGGTTTAATCGGTCTAGCAGTGATGGGCGAGAACCTCGCCCTCAACGTCGAAAGCAGAGGCTTCTCCGTGGCTGTGTACAACCGCACAGCAGCCAAAACCGACGACTTCATGGCCCTGCGCGCCCCCGGCAAGAACATTGTAGGCACCAAGACTCTGACAGAATTCGTCGATGCCTTAGAAACCCCGCGCCGAATCTTAGTCATGGTGCAAGCTGGGAAACCCGTAGATGCAGTCATCGACCAGCTCAAACCCATGCTGTCACCGGGCGACATGATTATTGACGGCGGCAACTCGCTATACGACGACACCGAACGCCGCACCAAAGATTTAGAATCGATCGGACTGGGATTTGTCGGCATGGGCATCAGCGGCGGCGAAGAAGGCGCGCTGAATGGTGCTAGCTTGATGCCCGGTGGCACCCGCACTGCTTACGGCCTACTAGAGCCAATTCTCACCAAAATTGCGGCTCAAGTAGATGACGGCCCCTGCGTCACATTCATCGGCCCCGGTGGCGCCGGTCACTACGTGAAGATGGTTCACAACGGCATTGAGTACGGGGATATGCAGCTCATTGCTGAAGCCTACGATTTGCTCAAAAACGTTGGTGGATTGAACGGCAAGCAGTTGCAGGAAGTTTTTGCCGAATGGAATACCACTGACGAACTCAACTCGTTTTTGATTGAAATTACGGCCAACATTTTCAAGTACATCGACCCGGAAACTAAGCAACCCTTAGTTGAGGTAATTATGGACGCAGCCGGTCAGAAAGGCACCGGCCGCTGGACTGTTATGAGTGCTTTGGAATTGGGCGTGAGCATTCCCACAATTATTGCTGCTGTGAATGCGAGAATCATGTCTTCTTACAAAGACGAGCGCGTTAAAGCTTCCCAAGCACTGACGGGGCCTAGCGGCAAGTACGAAGGCGATACTAAAGAGTTTGTGAACAAAGTCCGGGATGCGCTTTACTGCTCGAAGATTTGCTCCTACGCGCAAGGTATGGCACTTTTGAGCGCCGCCTCGAAGTCGTACAACTATGACTTGAGTTTGAGCGAAATCTCCCGAATTTGGAAGGGTGGCTGTATCATTCGGGCTGGATTTTTGGACAAGATTAAAAAAGCTTTCAAGGACGATCCCGCGTTACCGAATTTGCTGTTAGCGCCGGAGTTCAAACAGAGCATTCTCGATCGCCAATCGGCTTGGCGGGACGTTTTAGCTACTGCTTGCCAACTGGGGATTGCAGTGCCAGCATTTAGCGCCTCGCTGGACTATTTCGACAGCTACCGGCGCGAAAGATTGCCGCAAAACCTCACGCAAGCTCAGCGTGATTATTTTGGGGCTCACACCTACGAACGCACCGACAAACCGCGCGGCGAATTCTTCCACTCTGAGTGGACGCACGCTGCTGAAGAGTCGCTGCAAACCGGTACTACCGACTAA
- a CDS encoding Uma2 family endonuclease — METITLNLPAAVALTDEQFYQLSIANEEWRLEQTPEGELIIMPPTGGESGIRNSDLTTDLNLWNRQTRLGKVFDSSTVFQLPNGAKRSPDAAWVLLERWEALSAEDKRKFPPLCPDFVIELRSQSDSLETLRAKMRYYRTNGCRLGWLIDPQTPLVEIYRLSEDVAEVINFSFDQPPTLSGEDVLPGFLLDLTPILNP, encoded by the coding sequence ATGGAAACTATAACTCTCAACCTACCTGCAGCCGTCGCTTTAACCGACGAACAATTTTATCAATTGTCCATCGCTAATGAAGAGTGGCGATTAGAACAAACCCCCGAAGGAGAACTAATTATTATGCCTCCAACAGGCGGCGAAAGCGGCATCAGAAATTCCGATTTGACTACAGACCTAAATTTGTGGAATCGTCAGACTCGATTGGGAAAAGTCTTTGACTCTTCCACTGTCTTTCAACTACCCAACGGTGCGAAGCGTTCCCCTGATGCTGCTTGGGTACTCCTAGAACGTTGGGAAGCATTATCCGCAGAAGATAAGCGCAAATTTCCTCCCCTGTGCCCGGACTTTGTAATAGAATTGCGCTCGCAAAGTGATTCCCTAGAAACATTGCGCGCTAAAATGCGGTATTATCGAACTAACGGCTGTCGCTTAGGTTGGCTAATTGACCCCCAAACGCCTTTAGTAGAAATCTATCGCTTGTCTGAAGATGTAGCAGAAGTGATTAATTTCTCTTTTGACCAACCGCCTACACTTTCGGGTGAAGATGTACTTCCCGGATTTCTTCTAGATCTTACACCTATTCTCAATCCTTGA